In Taeniopygia guttata chromosome 2, bTaeGut7.mat, whole genome shotgun sequence, one genomic interval encodes:
- the LOC121469387 gene encoding cathelicidin-B1-like, with product MGPCRALPPLLGLLLGLALAGAATTPEPRGSTVGRDGATLGWEGTAGTTAASSSPRSLSYGAVVAAAVELLNARAVSPYVLRLREAQPRPGWPSDLQSRQELSFTLEETTCRSPGMATSNCKSRWLGVVTWCQGSVFREGQQPTVELSCEKAPAAFGRTWKSKIKDFFGKIKQRFQGFFQCGRIWIRDRLNLKVPKP from the exons ATGGGGCCATGCCGGGCGCTGCCAccactgctggggctgctgctggggttggCGTTGGCCGGAGCCGCCACAACGCCGGAGCCACGCGGATCCACGGTGGGACGGGACGGAGCCACGCTGGGGTGGGAAGGAACCGCAGGAACCACGGCGGCCTCGTCCTCGCCGCGGTCCCTGAGCTACGGGGCCGTGGTGGCGGCGGCCGTGGAGCTGCTCAACGCCAGAGCCGTCAGCCCCTACGTCCTGCGGCTCCGCGAGGctcagccccggcccggctgg ccCTCAGACCTGCAGAGCCGGCAGGAGCTGAGCTTCACCCTGGAGGAAACCACATGCCGGTCACCGGGAATGGCCACCAGCAACTGCAAGAGCCGCTGGCTCGGG GTGGTGACCTGGTGCCAGGGCTCCGTTTTCCGGGAGGGGCAGCAGCCCACGGTGGAACTCTCCTGCGAGAAGGCGCCGGCTGCG TTTGGCCGGACCTGGAAATCCAAGATCAAGGATTTCTTTGGCAAGATCAAACAACGTTTCCAGGGGTTCTTCCAGTGTGGTCGGATCTGGATCCGGGACAGGCTCAACCTCAAGGTTCCCAAACCCTGA
- the CAMP gene encoding cathelicidin antimicrobial peptide isoform X2, giving the protein MLHLRIIPRGSPRSFSPTRASTGGPTSASTSRPGSRPAPSPPRIPAAAGAARAGCSAARLRCPCSPSCPTCRCRWWSAAGRRSPLTAASPAPLAPTQVTHLHPPHPPPHLHPHRGLAPGRDRPAAPCPQRSCNKEISGSDLCVSGGDDGLGDPGGTPGLGQQRWGNSGVVQPRGHRPDTDNVSPPPEGCCPPNPPHPAKGGPRGVQMPPPIHGDTPALRVPPKERPLCGFGAGRFPRGSPGAGPQWGDKRDPGVAVGTAMPSSWVLVLAVLGGACALPTPASLSYVEALAQAVDSYNQQPEVQNAFRLLSAEPEPAPGVELSSLRTLNFSMMETECAASARANPDECDFKENGVIKECSGPVRFQQDSPEIDLSCSDASSDPVLVQRGRFGRFLRKVRRFRPRVKFNVHLKGSVGLG; this is encoded by the exons ATGCTCCACCTCCGGATCATCCCACGCGGATCCCCACGGAGCTTTTCTCCCACCAGAGCTTCGACTGGGGGACCCACTTCAGCATCAACTTCACGGCCCGGCAGCCGCCCTGCCCCAAGCCCGCCCCGGATCCCCGCGGCTGCCGGGGCCGCCCGGGCAGG GTGCAGCGCTGCTCGGCTCAGGTGTCCGTGTTCACCTTCCTGCCCGACGTGCCGCTGTCGATGGTGGAGTGCGGCCGGGAGGCG CAGTCCGCTGACAGCGGCCAGCCCCGCTCCCCTGGCACCAACCCAGGTCActcatcttcatcctcctcatcctccaccccatcttcatcctcatcgCGGCCTCGCCCCCGGCAGGGACCGTCCCGCCGCCCCCTGTCCCCAGCGCAGCTGCAATAAAGAGATTTCGGGGTCGGACCTGTGCGTGTCTGGGGGTGATGACGGTTTGGGGGACCCGGGGGGCACCCCCGGCCTTGGGCAACAGCGATGGGGCAACTCTGGGGTTGTGCAACCCCGCGGGCACCGACCTGACACGGACAACGTGTCACCACCACCCGAGGGGTGctgtcccccaaatcccccgcACCCGGCCAAAGGGGGACCCCGAGGGGTTCAGATGCCACCGCccatccatggggacaccccCGCCCTGCGCGTCCCCCCAAAAGAACGGCCACTCTGCGGCTTTGGGGCCGGGCGATTCCCgaggggcagccccggggcgggtCCCCAGTGGGGTGATAAAAGGGACCCGGGGGTGGCCGTGGGGACAGCGATGCCGAGTTCGTGGGTGCTGGTGCTGGCGGTGCTGGGGGGGGCCTGCGCCCTCCCCACCCCCGCGTCCCTCTCCTACGTGGAGGCGCTGGCGCAAGCCGTGGATTCCTACAACCAGCAGCCCGAGGTGCAGAACGCCTTCAGGCTGCTCAGCGCGGAGCCCGAGCCCGCCCCG GGCGTGGAGCTGAGCTCGCTGCGGACACTCAACTTCAGCATGATGGAGACGGAGTGCGCCGCCAGCGCCCGCGCCAACCCCGACGAGTGCGACTTCAAAGAGAACGGG GTCATCAAGGAGTGCTCGGGGCCGGTGCGGTTCCAGCAGGACTCCCCCGAGATCGATCTGAGCTGTTCCGACGCCTCCTCCGAC CCGGTTCTGGTGCAGCGCGGCCGCTTCGGGCGCTTCCTGAGGAAGGTGCGGCGCTTCCGACCCAGAGTCAAGTTCAACGTCCACCTGAAGGGCTCcgtggggctgggctga
- the CAMP gene encoding cathelicidin antimicrobial peptide isoform X1 produces the protein MPPPIHGDTPALRVPPKERPLCGFGAGRFPRGSPGAGPQWGDKRDPGVAVGTAMPSSWVLVLAVLGGACALPTPASLSYVEALAQAVDSYNQQPEVQNAFRLLSAEPEPAPGVELSSLRTLNFSMMETECAASARANPDECDFKENGVIKECSGPVRFQQDSPEIDLSCSDASSDPVLVQRGRFGRFLRKVRRFRPRVKFNVHLKGSVGLG, from the exons ATGCCACCGCccatccatggggacaccccCGCCCTGCGCGTCCCCCCAAAAGAACGGCCACTCTGCGGCTTTGGGGCCGGGCGATTCCCgaggggcagccccggggcgggtCCCCAGTGGGGTGATAAAAGGGACCCGGGGGTGGCCGTGGGGACAGCGATGCCGAGTTCGTGGGTGCTGGTGCTGGCGGTGCTGGGGGGGGCCTGCGCCCTCCCCACCCCCGCGTCCCTCTCCTACGTGGAGGCGCTGGCGCAAGCCGTGGATTCCTACAACCAGCAGCCCGAGGTGCAGAACGCCTTCAGGCTGCTCAGCGCGGAGCCCGAGCCCGCCCCG GGCGTGGAGCTGAGCTCGCTGCGGACACTCAACTTCAGCATGATGGAGACGGAGTGCGCCGCCAGCGCCCGCGCCAACCCCGACGAGTGCGACTTCAAAGAGAACGGG GTCATCAAGGAGTGCTCGGGGCCGGTGCGGTTCCAGCAGGACTCCCCCGAGATCGATCTGAGCTGTTCCGACGCCTCCTCCGAC CCGGTTCTGGTGCAGCGCGGCCGCTTCGGGCGCTTCCTGAGGAAGGTGCGGCGCTTCCGACCCAGAGTCAAGTTCAACGTCCACCTGAAGGGCTCcgtggggctgggctga